In Archangium violaceum, the following are encoded in one genomic region:
- a CDS encoding pyridoxal phosphate-dependent decarboxylase family protein: MSEKFHPNYGGAATESLRDALQKRLRSNELTHRFQVTAQPREAPAVPGDRQVEAWFLGPRAENAELFEQLVVEALRDHAFWRRNFHPSDPPAITQSIKRDPGYLQALDTLHTEFDTLLAELKKSAPFFSMRYQGHMTWDQTIPGMAGYFAAMMYNQNNVALEASPLTTVLEVRVGQDLCRMLAFPEHEGIKPWGHLTSGGTTANIEAMWAARNLKFYPLSLQAAIHERPELAPLKDFRVTLPSGRSALLVELDTWRALNLGVDEVLGIPARIEQQYGASHGLTVARLTQLVSDYTLQDLGLVEFTRRHLNGVGSPVFLVPGSKHYSLPKAAAILGLGADHMYSIPLDVEGRMDVARLEAKLDQCLAERRPVIAVVAVLGTTEEGLVDPLAKVLALRRDKYRPADIEFCVHADAAWGGYFASLLREPPQGMRTAGPTPALSLSTYVTEQYLGLSQADTVTLDPHKTGYLPYPAGAMCYRNGAMRSLVAFEAPYINTAGGQEELTVGKYGVEGSKPGAAAAGVYLSHAVIPPDQRGYGQILGRALYNCKMFHAGLLLMNEPSDPFLVVPGPRFQLPPSLMERYGGTSQALERLRHVVRGKSSASLFSTAEGEDLELLREIGADLNIVTYAFNFKTAGGLNPDMSLVNLFNRKIYDRLGVKADGRDIYGYQLLVSTTDFIEADYGKVFFEDYQRRLLGTSTPIGPSEGKISVLRSVIMDPWIAEDLQGRPFIETIMEEMRSTVLDVLKELQESGELPS; this comes from the coding sequence ATGAGCGAGAAGTTCCATCCGAACTATGGCGGTGCAGCCACCGAGTCCTTGAGGGACGCGCTACAGAAGCGACTGCGCTCCAATGAACTGACGCACCGATTCCAGGTCACGGCTCAGCCCCGCGAGGCCCCCGCCGTTCCAGGAGACCGCCAGGTGGAGGCCTGGTTCCTCGGGCCCCGCGCCGAGAATGCCGAGCTCTTCGAGCAGCTCGTCGTGGAGGCGCTGCGCGATCACGCCTTCTGGCGCCGCAACTTCCATCCCAGCGATCCCCCTGCCATCACCCAGAGTATCAAGCGCGATCCGGGCTACCTGCAGGCGCTGGACACGCTCCACACCGAGTTCGACACGCTCCTGGCAGAGCTCAAGAAGTCCGCTCCCTTCTTCAGCATGCGCTACCAGGGGCACATGACGTGGGATCAGACGATCCCTGGCATGGCCGGGTACTTCGCCGCGATGATGTACAACCAGAACAACGTGGCGCTCGAGGCCTCGCCCCTCACCACGGTGCTGGAGGTGCGCGTTGGACAGGATCTCTGCCGCATGCTCGCCTTCCCCGAGCACGAGGGGATCAAGCCCTGGGGCCACCTCACCAGTGGTGGCACCACCGCCAACATCGAGGCCATGTGGGCCGCGCGCAACCTGAAGTTCTATCCGCTCTCGCTCCAGGCGGCCATCCATGAGAGGCCTGAACTGGCCCCGCTGAAGGACTTCCGGGTCACCTTGCCCTCGGGCCGGAGCGCGCTTCTGGTGGAACTGGACACCTGGCGGGCGCTGAACCTGGGGGTGGACGAGGTGCTGGGCATCCCGGCCCGCATCGAGCAGCAGTATGGCGCCTCGCACGGCCTCACCGTGGCCAGACTCACCCAGCTGGTGTCGGATTACACACTGCAGGATCTGGGGCTCGTCGAGTTCACCCGCCGCCACCTGAACGGGGTGGGCTCACCCGTGTTCCTGGTACCGGGCTCCAAGCACTACTCGCTGCCCAAGGCCGCGGCCATCCTGGGGCTGGGCGCGGACCACATGTACAGCATCCCTCTGGACGTCGAGGGCCGGATGGATGTGGCACGCCTGGAGGCGAAGCTGGATCAGTGTCTGGCCGAACGCCGACCGGTGATCGCCGTGGTGGCTGTGCTGGGCACCACGGAGGAGGGGCTGGTAGACCCGCTCGCCAAGGTCCTGGCCCTGCGGCGGGACAAGTACCGTCCGGCGGATATCGAGTTCTGCGTGCATGCGGACGCAGCCTGGGGCGGCTACTTCGCCTCGCTGCTGCGCGAGCCGCCGCAGGGCATGCGAACCGCCGGTCCTACTCCAGCGCTCTCCCTGAGCACCTACGTCACCGAGCAGTACCTGGGCCTATCACAGGCGGACACCGTCACCCTGGATCCCCACAAGACGGGCTACCTGCCCTATCCGGCGGGCGCCATGTGCTACCGCAATGGCGCCATGCGCAGTCTGGTGGCCTTCGAGGCCCCGTATATCAACACGGCCGGCGGCCAGGAGGAACTCACCGTGGGCAAGTACGGCGTGGAGGGCTCCAAGCCCGGCGCCGCCGCCGCGGGCGTGTACCTCAGCCACGCGGTGATCCCGCCGGATCAGCGTGGCTATGGGCAGATCCTCGGCAGAGCCCTGTACAACTGCAAGATGTTCCACGCCGGGCTCTTGTTGATGAATGAGCCTTCGGACCCCTTCCTGGTGGTTCCCGGGCCGCGCTTCCAACTCCCGCCGTCCCTCATGGAGCGCTACGGAGGCACCAGTCAGGCGCTGGAGCGCCTGCGGCACGTGGTCCGAGGCAAGAGCAGCGCGAGCCTCTTCTCTACCGCGGAGGGCGAGGATCTGGAGTTGTTGCGTGAGATTGGCGCGGATCTCAACATCGTCACCTACGCCTTCAACTTCAAGACGGCCGGCGGGCTCAACCCCGACATGTCTCTGGTCAACCTCTTCAACCGGAAGATCTACGACAGGCTAGGGGTCAAGGCGGATGGCCGGGACATCTACGGCTACCAGCTGCTGGTGAGCACCACGGACTTCATCGAAGCGGACTACGGCAAGGTCTTCTTCGAGGACTACCAGCGGCGGCTGCTGGGCACCTCCACCCCCATCGGCCCCTCCGAAGGGAAGATCAGCGTGCTTCGGTCGGTGATCATGGATCCATGGATCGCCGAGGATCTCCAGGGGCGCCCCTTCATCGAGACGATCATGGAGGAGATGCGCTCCACCGTGTTGGACGTGCTCAAGGAGTTGCAGGAATCAGGTGAGCTGCCGTCCTGA
- a CDS encoding glutathione S-transferase family protein, translated as MTITITAFERSPDGGKGLARDTRVRWALEEVGQPYEVRLVSFRAMKEPAHLALHPFGQIPTYEEGDLALFETGAIVFHIAQRHAGLLPDDANARARAITWMFAAVNTVEPPILELGTAKLLEGDKPWNKERMPLVEDRVRGRLKQLSARLGDADWLDGAFSAGDLMMVSVLLRLKSSGILDEFPNLAAYVARGEARPAYKRAFAAQLAVYTGEPPIG; from the coding sequence ATGACCATCACCATCACCGCCTTCGAACGTTCGCCCGACGGCGGCAAGGGGCTGGCGCGTGACACGCGCGTTCGCTGGGCGCTTGAAGAAGTGGGCCAACCTTACGAGGTTCGCCTTGTTTCCTTCCGTGCGATGAAGGAGCCCGCGCATCTGGCGCTTCATCCTTTCGGCCAGATTCCGACCTATGAGGAAGGCGATCTTGCGCTGTTCGAGACAGGAGCGATCGTCTTCCATATCGCCCAGCGCCATGCGGGCTTGCTGCCGGACGATGCCAATGCCCGGGCGCGCGCGATCACTTGGATGTTCGCCGCGGTCAACACAGTGGAGCCGCCGATCCTTGAGCTCGGAACCGCCAAGCTCCTCGAGGGCGACAAGCCTTGGAATAAGGAGCGCATGCCTCTGGTCGAGGATCGCGTGCGCGGCCGGCTGAAGCAACTATCTGCTCGCTTGGGCGATGCCGACTGGCTCGACGGTGCGTTCAGCGCGGGCGACCTGATGATGGTGTCGGTGCTGCTCAGGCTGAAATCATCGGGCATTTTGGATGAATTTCCGAACCTGGCCGCCTATGTCGCCCGCGGCGAAGCGCGGCCCGCCTACAAGCGGGCTTTCGCCGCTCAATTGGCGGTTTACACCGGAGAGCCACCAATCGGTTGA
- a CDS encoding GNAT family N-acetyltransferase encodes MILRDVTDEDLPIFFEHQRDPEALRMAAFPSRERDAFMTHWRTKVLRPENVTRTIVMGRVVVGYIGSWEQDARRLVGYWIGREHWGKGIATRALSEFLVLEPTRPLHAWVALHNLASIRVLEKCGFHTMINENPHHPGGVAEVLMRLGST; translated from the coding sequence ATGATCCTCCGCGACGTCACAGATGAGGACCTTCCCATCTTCTTCGAACACCAGCGCGACCCAGAAGCGCTGCGCATGGCCGCATTTCCATCGCGGGAGCGCGACGCGTTCATGACCCACTGGCGCACAAAGGTTCTCCGCCCTGAAAACGTCACCCGCACCATCGTCATGGGCCGCGTGGTCGTTGGGTACATCGGCAGTTGGGAACAGGATGCCAGGCGCCTGGTCGGTTATTGGATTGGTCGCGAGCATTGGGGCAAAGGCATCGCCACTCGAGCCCTCTCTGAGTTTCTCGTGCTCGAGCCCACCCGGCCGCTTCATGCGTGGGTCGCTCTCCACAACCTCGCGTCGATCCGCGTCCTCGAGAAGTGTGGCTTCCACACCATGATCAACGAGAACCCGCATCACCCGGGTGGAGTTGCCGAAGTCCTCATGAGGCTTGGTTCGACGTAG
- a CDS encoding Imm52 family immunity protein, producing the protein MRESYSATAYWRRRSESREEWAARAETFFRLLAQCHPSFSRWYEEGRSAEESRRPVKGLEAGGEPLEAPGPPLPAWPREGSAWGWAPVVTLVQGDTSTAVARTPSRRRPRAATRSGWLFVCRTLLAPMGWVLSFTAVCASSTRPKSCPRRQSTSGCWRA; encoded by the coding sequence ATGAGAGAGAGCTACTCGGCCACGGCGTATTGGCGCCGGCGCTCGGAGTCCCGGGAGGAGTGGGCGGCGAGGGCGGAGACATTCTTCCGGCTGCTGGCGCAGTGCCATCCGTCATTCTCGCGGTGGTACGAGGAGGGCCGGTCGGCCGAGGAGTCGCGTCGGCCAGTGAAGGGACTCGAGGCCGGTGGCGAGCCCCTCGAGGCCCCTGGACCTCCGCTTCCCGCCTGGCCTCGCGAAGGCTCCGCGTGGGGGTGGGCCCCCGTCGTAACGCTTGTGCAGGGCGACACGAGTACGGCCGTGGCGCGCACTCCGTCCCGACGGCGCCCGCGCGCTGCAACCCGATCAGGGTGGCTCTTCGTCTGCCGCACCTTGTTGGCTCCGATGGGCTGGGTGCTGTCCTTCACAGCGGTGTGCGCCTCGAGCACAAGGCCGAAGTCCTGCCCAAGACGCCAGAGCACATCGGGATGTTGGCGGGCATGA
- a CDS encoding DUF5953 family protein, producing the protein MTTRARLHLHVFAPALTSDDGRPLAAVEGMERALPGLRLAWRLSEAGRPIALAQRGAWLAESAADGEFGLLCNGDESYPVTMDGRRESARASPGGEPLLIVHAKLPQDEAVVAAAADMLEHVAEGVRARWGVVAPGPVRQVIAAQTGPKTGGPERPPHGLPALKLPWNIRSPKVPRYLGWINYWSAASAEAIGFPDASRDAELLTRARRTASGGWVVRLTDAPLDLDNPAHLEALKWAYERFPEIGGRAET; encoded by the coding sequence ATGACTACTCGGGCTCGCCTACATCTGCATGTCTTCGCGCCAGCTCTCACCAGCGACGACGGGCGCCCGCTCGCGGCCGTTGAAGGGATGGAGCGGGCACTCCCCGGGTTGCGGTTGGCGTGGCGGCTCTCGGAGGCGGGGCGGCCCATCGCGCTTGCGCAGCGCGGGGCGTGGCTGGCTGAGTCGGCAGCGGACGGAGAGTTTGGGTTGCTGTGCAATGGGGACGAGAGCTACCCAGTGACGATGGATGGGCGGCGAGAGAGCGCGAGGGCGAGTCCAGGGGGCGAGCCGCTGCTGATCGTCCACGCGAAGCTGCCGCAGGATGAGGCGGTTGTCGCTGCGGCAGCGGACATGCTGGAGCACGTCGCGGAGGGCGTGCGTGCCCGGTGGGGAGTCGTGGCGCCCGGCCCCGTGAGGCAGGTCATCGCGGCGCAGACGGGCCCGAAGACGGGGGGGCCGGAACGACCACCGCACGGGCTGCCGGCGCTCAAACTCCCCTGGAACATCCGCTCGCCCAAGGTTCCCAGGTACCTTGGGTGGATCAACTACTGGTCCGCGGCCAGCGCGGAGGCCATCGGCTTTCCGGATGCCTCGCGCGACGCGGAGCTGCTGACACGGGCCCGGCGGACGGCGTCGGGCGGGTGGGTGGTGAGGCTCACCGATGCGCCGCTCGACCTGGACAACCCCGCCCACCTGGAGGCGCTCAAATGGGCCTACGAGCGATTCCCGGAGATCGGCGGGCGCGCAGAGACGTGA
- a CDS encoding trans-sulfuration enzyme family protein yields MKNKDAGISTDLPLAKISSAESLLVAAGRDRRPGAPLNQPPVPASNFILGTERAYSRDDGTPTWEALEEIVGLLEGGHTVAFSSGMAGVAAVFDQLRVGAQVVIPDDCYQGVVGLAELGKQKGLWSLRRLAVDDTAGWVRACADADLIWLESPSNPLLTVADVRTICSAARKPSALLAIDNTFATSLNQRPLELGADVSFQSATKFIGGHSDLLAGVVTVRRDDLRAALRRSRELNGATPGALESFLAVRGARTMALRLERAQANAMILAERLHAHPRVAFVRYPGLSSHPTHSVAREQLKGFGTIISFDVRGEAAAADKVCSRVRLIHHATSLGAVESTIERRAGIPGQEHLPPSLLRLSVGIENVEELWEDLAAALRDE; encoded by the coding sequence ATGAAGAACAAAGATGCGGGCATAAGCACGGACCTACCTCTCGCGAAGATCTCGTCCGCTGAGTCATTGCTCGTCGCGGCAGGACGCGACCGACGCCCGGGGGCGCCGCTGAACCAGCCGCCCGTTCCCGCCTCGAACTTCATCCTCGGCACCGAGCGTGCCTACTCGCGAGACGACGGCACGCCAACGTGGGAAGCGCTGGAGGAGATCGTCGGACTCCTGGAGGGAGGCCACACCGTCGCATTCTCCTCAGGCATGGCTGGTGTCGCCGCAGTCTTCGATCAACTGCGCGTCGGGGCGCAGGTCGTGATCCCAGACGATTGTTACCAGGGCGTGGTCGGGCTCGCCGAACTTGGGAAGCAGAAGGGCCTCTGGAGTCTCCGCAGATTGGCCGTTGACGATACAGCCGGGTGGGTGCGGGCTTGCGCGGACGCAGATCTCATCTGGCTGGAATCTCCGTCGAACCCGTTGCTGACGGTGGCCGACGTGCGCACCATCTGTTCGGCCGCCCGAAAGCCATCTGCCCTCTTGGCGATCGACAATACGTTCGCGACCTCCCTGAATCAGCGGCCGCTCGAGCTGGGCGCTGACGTCTCCTTCCAGTCGGCAACCAAGTTCATCGGTGGGCACTCGGACCTGCTCGCTGGGGTGGTCACCGTGAGACGTGACGATCTCCGCGCAGCCTTGCGGCGCTCACGTGAGCTGAACGGAGCTACGCCCGGCGCACTCGAGTCATTCCTCGCGGTGCGTGGTGCGCGCACGATGGCGCTCAGGCTCGAACGCGCCCAGGCCAACGCGATGATCCTTGCTGAGCGCCTGCATGCGCACCCTCGTGTCGCGTTTGTCCGGTACCCGGGACTTAGCAGCCACCCGACGCACTCGGTTGCGCGCGAACAGTTGAAAGGTTTCGGCACCATCATCTCGTTCGATGTTCGTGGCGAGGCTGCGGCGGCCGACAAGGTGTGTTCGCGGGTCAGGCTCATTCATCACGCCACGAGCTTGGGGGCTGTGGAGTCGACGATTGAACGCCGTGCAGGCATCCCCGGCCAGGAGCATCTGCCCCCATCACTCCTCAGGTTGAGCGTCGGAATCGAGAATGTCGAAGAGCTCTGGGAAGACCTCGCAGCGGCCCTGCGAGACGAGTAG
- the sugE gene encoding quaternary ammonium compound efflux SMR transporter SugE, with protein sequence MAWFVLMLAGVLEVVWSLGLKYTQGFTRPVPSIITGTAIVASMVLLARAARTLPIGTAYAVWVGIGVVGAAIGGVVLFDEAMSPLRVVFVALLVVSIVGLKLTSTT encoded by the coding sequence ATGGCTTGGTTCGTCCTGATGCTCGCTGGTGTTCTCGAAGTCGTCTGGTCGCTCGGGCTCAAGTACACGCAGGGCTTCACGCGTCCGGTTCCGAGCATCATCACCGGGACGGCCATCGTCGCGAGCATGGTCTTGCTCGCACGAGCCGCACGCACGCTTCCGATCGGAACCGCGTACGCGGTCTGGGTCGGCATCGGCGTGGTCGGTGCTGCCATCGGCGGTGTCGTCCTCTTCGATGAGGCGATGTCTCCGCTGCGCGTCGTCTTCGTCGCGCTCCTCGTGGTGTCGATCGTTGGCTTGAAACTGACATCGACCACGTAG
- a CDS encoding immunity 26/phosphotriesterase HocA family protein, whose translation MPRIYKPGSFLRVPLADGSFAYGRVLKLPHDAYYDYRTNTPDSDLERIASKPILFKIAVRHMEERAWELIGWRELEEQFSQPIVQFMQDRANFRDCTIFDTVGNERSAEPQECVGLERLVVWEEVGVEERLLDTFMGRPNATVERLMVRLK comes from the coding sequence ATGCCGCGGATCTACAAACCCGGGTCGTTCTTGAGAGTCCCTCTTGCTGACGGCTCATTCGCCTACGGCAGAGTGCTCAAGTTGCCGCATGATGCCTATTACGATTACAGGACGAACACTCCGGACTCCGACCTGGAGCGGATCGCTTCCAAGCCCATCCTCTTCAAGATTGCTGTCCGCCATATGGAGGAGAGGGCGTGGGAACTCATCGGGTGGAGGGAACTCGAGGAGCAGTTCTCCCAACCGATCGTCCAGTTCATGCAGGATCGTGCGAACTTTCGCGACTGCACGATCTTCGACACCGTCGGCAATGAGAGAAGTGCGGAACCCCAAGAGTGTGTCGGGCTTGAGCGCTTGGTCGTATGGGAAGAGGTGGGGGTTGAGGAACGCCTGCTCGACACCTTCATGGGGCGGCCCAACGCCACGGTGGAGCGCTTGATGGTGCGCCTGAAATAG
- a CDS encoding GNAT family N-acetyltransferase gives MLAGEVLGPLLPCSGLALEGDTVVGACLVTLREGSPPHGGPWVLELYRNPAPRYAGVGTALLRRALWLSNRAEPPVLSLVVSDGNPARRVYERLGFQHVGSSRTLELPT, from the coding sequence ATGCTCGCCGGAGAGGTACTCGGCCCTCTCCTGCCGTGCAGCGGCCTCGCTCTCGAGGGTGACACGGTTGTCGGCGCCTGCCTCGTCACCCTTCGTGAGGGGAGCCCTCCTCATGGAGGCCCGTGGGTGCTCGAGTTGTACCGGAACCCCGCGCCCCGGTATGCCGGCGTCGGGACCGCGCTGCTGCGCCGTGCCCTGTGGCTCTCGAATCGAGCGGAACCACCGGTGCTGAGCCTCGTCGTGAGCGATGGCAATCCGGCACGGCGGGTGTACGAGCGTCTCGGATTTCAACACGTGGGCTCCTCCCGGACACTCGAGCTGCCCACCTGA
- a CDS encoding DUF4388 domain-containing protein: MALHGDFSSFPLPELLQWLDSSRKTGTLQLLSWEGGERKLFLLSGQVLAVANEGLWGRVARVLSLAKMADGAEVLAGLKALPPGGEDVDAVLRNHKVEPKLVRELVREEMFGSMVDQTRGGHGAFHWTEDLDRGGEEWAPCEMSLRELLFESLRWVDEQPDVDRVLPGDALTVRSKVQPSPRQPLLHRILLTMCAGGQNLGRLRLSLSLSRSSVTRRVFELLRAKQVEVEGAPEVVVDPVTDMLEKGAVLVREGQYDAAELVCASLLASDPADRRVREFARMVQSEHVAALYAELPPLAVPLLRPDPEAQSLLKQEERQLAGLVNGSWDVSTLVLASPARELETLKTLAKLMRMGLLQLR, from the coding sequence ATGGCCCTCCACGGCGATTTCTCCAGCTTCCCCCTGCCTGAATTGCTCCAATGGTTGGATAGCTCCCGGAAGACGGGAACGCTCCAGCTCCTCTCCTGGGAAGGAGGCGAGCGAAAGCTCTTCCTGCTCTCGGGACAGGTACTGGCCGTGGCCAACGAGGGGCTCTGGGGCCGGGTGGCCCGGGTGCTCTCCCTGGCGAAGATGGCGGATGGCGCGGAGGTGCTGGCGGGCCTCAAGGCACTGCCACCGGGGGGGGAGGACGTGGACGCCGTCCTGCGCAACCACAAGGTGGAGCCGAAGCTGGTGCGCGAGCTGGTGCGCGAGGAGATGTTCGGCTCCATGGTGGACCAGACGCGGGGAGGGCATGGCGCCTTCCACTGGACGGAGGACCTGGACCGCGGGGGCGAGGAGTGGGCGCCCTGTGAGATGAGCCTCCGGGAGCTGCTCTTCGAGTCGCTGCGGTGGGTGGACGAGCAGCCGGACGTGGACCGGGTGCTGCCCGGGGACGCGTTGACGGTGCGCTCGAAGGTGCAGCCAAGCCCGCGCCAGCCGCTGCTGCACCGGATTCTCCTGACGATGTGCGCGGGAGGGCAGAACCTGGGGCGGCTGAGGCTGTCGCTGAGCCTGTCGCGCTCGTCGGTGACGCGCCGCGTGTTCGAGCTGTTGAGGGCGAAGCAGGTGGAGGTGGAGGGGGCGCCGGAGGTGGTGGTGGATCCGGTGACGGACATGCTGGAGAAGGGCGCGGTGCTGGTGCGCGAGGGGCAGTACGACGCGGCGGAGCTGGTGTGTGCGTCGTTGCTGGCGAGTGACCCGGCGGACCGGCGGGTGCGCGAGTTCGCGCGGATGGTGCAGAGCGAGCACGTGGCGGCGCTGTACGCGGAGCTGCCGCCGCTGGCCGTGCCGCTGCTGCGGCCGGACCCGGAGGCGCAATCACTGCTCAAGCAGGAGGAGCGGCAGCTGGCGGGGCTCGTCAACGGCTCGTGGGACGTGTCGACGCTGGTGCTGGCCAGTCCCGCGCGCGAGCTGGAGACGCTGAAGACCCTGGCCAAGCTGATGCGGATGGGCCTGTTGCAATTGCGCTAG
- a CDS encoding metalloenzyme has translation MRVAVLFIDGVGIGRNEPEQNPLAGRELLLSRFQDAPGAPLPEGGQCFPVDTTFGVAGRPQSASNQTAILTGQPAPTLIGRHVLGYPDKPLRDILSQHSIIKRLVAAGRTATFANSYPVAYLDALKLHRRPSTSGPEFTLPPAALRRLKASATTLAFTAGNVALRTFEDARAGHGLTHDITGERARARGMTAVPQRTPAEAAEVFWRVAGEVDFTFFEHYLADEAGHARDFAAAREALDTFDAFARAVISTRPPEARVLVCSDHGNVEDLTTRSHTLNPVPVLYFGPPAPELEALATVADVGRTVLRWLDVE, from the coding sequence ATGCGCGTCGCGGTCCTGTTCATCGATGGTGTTGGCATCGGACGAAACGAGCCGGAACAGAACCCCCTCGCCGGGAGGGAGCTCCTCCTCTCTCGGTTCCAGGACGCGCCCGGCGCCCCCCTCCCCGAGGGCGGCCAGTGCTTCCCAGTGGACACCACCTTCGGTGTCGCCGGGCGCCCGCAGTCCGCCTCCAACCAGACGGCCATCCTCACCGGCCAGCCCGCCCCCACCCTCATCGGCCGCCACGTGCTGGGCTACCCGGACAAGCCCCTGCGCGACATCCTCTCCCAGCACTCCATCATCAAGCGCCTGGTGGCCGCGGGCCGCACCGCCACCTTCGCCAACAGCTACCCCGTGGCCTACCTGGACGCGCTCAAGCTCCACCGGCGCCCCTCCACCAGCGGCCCCGAGTTCACCCTGCCCCCGGCCGCCCTGCGGCGCCTGAAGGCCTCGGCCACCACCCTGGCCTTCACCGCCGGTAACGTCGCCCTGCGCACCTTCGAGGACGCCCGGGCCGGCCACGGTCTCACCCATGACATCACCGGTGAGCGGGCCCGGGCCCGGGGCATGACCGCCGTCCCCCAGCGCACCCCGGCCGAGGCCGCCGAGGTCTTCTGGCGGGTGGCCGGCGAGGTGGACTTCACCTTCTTCGAGCACTACCTGGCGGACGAGGCCGGGCATGCCCGCGACTTCGCCGCCGCCCGCGAGGCCCTCGACACCTTCGATGCCTTCGCCCGGGCCGTCATCTCCACCCGTCCCCCCGAGGCGCGCGTGCTGGTGTGCAGCGACCATGGGAACGTGGAGGACTTGACTACCCGTTCACACACCCTCAATCCCGTCCCCGTGCTCTACTTCGGGCCGCCAGCGCCCGAGTTGGAGGCCCTGGCCACCGTGGCGGACGTGGGCCGCACGGTGCTCCGCTGGTTGGACGTGGAATGA
- a CDS encoding peptidase MA family metallohydrolase, with protein sequence MRDGSGLGGVGRVAVVALWLLLPACAAPRRLATPEAALESSMESPSGLFRIEYIRADAKDAARIQKAVEHALPRLERWGTLREPITLKVMPDHASLEAATEQHGVDWLRAWGRYDELLVQAPSTWGLSGATQPQLNELILHELTHNLMYQLAADRLGWSRKQIPLWFREGMASYTAEQSYRWVSLEEIARHLERFPERDPLRNPGELYRDDSNLLYGVAHQAFAFLLQRYGEDSVRALLREMKGGKNFPEAFEAAIGLPPDAFVRDFTRYVRWRGFRSTRAMPRATEPRD encoded by the coding sequence ATGCGCGATGGCAGTGGGCTGGGAGGCGTGGGGCGGGTGGCGGTGGTGGCGTTGTGGCTGCTCCTCCCAGCATGTGCCGCGCCCAGGAGGCTGGCGACGCCCGAGGCGGCCCTCGAGTCCTCCATGGAGAGCCCCTCCGGTCTGTTCCGCATCGAGTACATCCGCGCGGACGCGAAGGACGCCGCCCGCATCCAAAAAGCCGTGGAGCACGCCCTGCCCCGGCTCGAGCGCTGGGGCACGCTGCGCGAGCCCATCACCCTCAAGGTGATGCCCGACCACGCGTCGCTGGAGGCCGCCACCGAGCAGCACGGCGTCGACTGGCTGCGCGCCTGGGGCCGCTACGACGAGCTGCTGGTGCAGGCCCCCTCCACCTGGGGACTGTCCGGTGCCACCCAGCCGCAGCTCAACGAGCTCATCCTCCACGAGCTCACCCACAACCTGATGTACCAGCTCGCGGCGGACCGGCTCGGCTGGTCGCGCAAGCAGATTCCCCTCTGGTTCCGCGAGGGCATGGCCTCATACACGGCGGAGCAGTCCTACCGGTGGGTGTCCCTGGAGGAGATCGCCCGCCACCTGGAGCGCTTCCCCGAGAGGGATCCCCTGCGCAATCCGGGCGAGCTGTACCGGGACGACTCCAACCTCCTCTACGGCGTGGCCCACCAGGCCTTCGCGTTCCTCCTGCAGCGCTACGGCGAGGACTCGGTGCGCGCCCTGCTGCGCGAGATGAAGGGCGGGAAGAACTTCCCGGAGGCCTTCGAGGCCGCGATCGGCCTGCCCCCGGATGCCTTCGTGCGCGACTTCACCCGCTACGTGCGCTGGCGCGGCTTCCGCAGCACGCGCGCGATGCCACGCGCCACGGAACCGCGGGACTGA